From the genome of Stigmatella aurantiaca, one region includes:
- the gspE gene encoding type II secretion system ATPase GspE, with product MSLTTDPTLPAPTPAPSASRNDATQIVAHSQAYLSGRPLGEILQATASLSAEKLQEALAVQAEKGGRIGEVLVGLKAVTEDDVAKALGTQLDLPFLQRIFVDEVDPELVKRVPINFAKQAKLLPLALEDETVIIAVADPLDTAVLDNARLLLGLNISPRIALGSTIVDAINAVYDRSINEAEQLVDEMEEADLDSLAHELEEPKDLLDTDDEAPVIRLVNSILFRAAKERASDIHIEPMERELLVRFRVDGVLQEVIKPPKRYQNSIVSRVKVMGQLNIAEKRLPQDGRIRIKLAGRDIDIRLSTIPTTFGERIVMRLLDKTATLLDLAEIGMSQHTLSGISAVIKRSHGIILVTGPTGSGKTTTLYGALSKINTPDLNILTVEDPVEYQLKGIGQMAISPKIGLTFAQGLRSFLRQDPDVIMVGEIRDKETAEIAIQASLTGHLVLSTVHTNDAAGAVTRLVDMGVEPFLVASSLTAILAQRLVRRVCPDCRVPTSTDDVELKELAHTRATFKERYGVDRIYKAAGCPNCNRTGYRGRTGIYEFLLVDDDVRQLVLKNVDASTIKKSAMSKGMLTLLDDGARKVALGETTIAEVLSITQEDI from the coding sequence ATGAGCCTGACCACCGATCCCACCCTTCCAGCCCCCACGCCGGCCCCCAGTGCGTCGCGCAACGACGCCACGCAGATCGTCGCGCACAGCCAGGCCTACCTGTCCGGCCGCCCGCTGGGTGAGATTCTCCAGGCCACCGCCTCGCTCTCCGCGGAGAAGCTCCAGGAGGCGCTCGCCGTCCAGGCGGAGAAGGGGGGCCGCATCGGTGAAGTGCTCGTGGGGCTCAAGGCGGTCACCGAGGACGACGTGGCCAAGGCGCTGGGCACCCAGCTGGACTTGCCCTTCCTCCAGCGCATCTTCGTGGACGAGGTGGACCCGGAGCTCGTCAAGCGCGTGCCCATCAACTTCGCCAAGCAGGCGAAGCTCCTGCCGCTCGCTCTCGAAGACGAGACGGTCATCATCGCCGTGGCGGACCCGCTGGACACCGCGGTGCTGGACAACGCCCGGCTGCTGCTCGGCCTGAACATCAGCCCGCGCATCGCGCTGGGCTCCACCATCGTGGATGCCATCAACGCCGTCTACGACCGGTCCATCAACGAGGCCGAGCAGCTCGTGGACGAGATGGAGGAGGCGGACCTCGACTCGCTCGCGCACGAGCTGGAGGAGCCCAAGGACCTGCTCGACACGGACGACGAAGCGCCCGTCATCCGGCTGGTCAACTCCATCCTCTTCCGCGCCGCCAAGGAGCGCGCGAGCGATATCCACATCGAGCCCATGGAGCGCGAGCTGCTGGTGCGCTTCCGCGTGGACGGCGTGCTGCAGGAGGTCATCAAGCCGCCCAAGCGCTACCAGAACTCCATCGTCAGCCGCGTGAAGGTGATGGGGCAGCTCAACATCGCCGAGAAGCGCCTGCCCCAGGACGGCCGCATCCGCATCAAGCTCGCCGGCCGCGACATCGACATCCGTCTGTCCACCATCCCCACCACGTTCGGTGAGCGCATCGTCATGCGTCTGCTGGACAAGACCGCGACGCTGCTGGACCTGGCCGAGATCGGCATGAGCCAGCACACGCTCTCGGGGATCAGCGCCGTCATCAAGCGCTCGCACGGCATCATCCTGGTGACGGGCCCCACGGGCTCCGGCAAGACGACGACGCTCTACGGCGCGCTGTCGAAAATCAACACCCCGGACCTCAACATCCTCACCGTCGAGGACCCGGTCGAGTACCAGCTCAAGGGCATTGGCCAGATGGCCATCAGCCCGAAGATTGGCCTCACCTTCGCCCAGGGCCTGCGCTCCTTCCTCCGCCAGGACCCGGACGTCATCATGGTCGGCGAAATCCGCGACAAGGAGACGGCGGAGATCGCCATCCAGGCGTCGCTCACGGGCCACCTGGTGCTCTCCACGGTGCACACCAACGACGCGGCGGGCGCCGTCACGCGTCTGGTGGACATGGGCGTGGAGCCCTTCCTCGTGGCCTCCTCGCTCACCGCCATCCTGGCCCAGCGCCTGGTGCGCCGCGTGTGCCCGGACTGCCGCGTGCCCACCTCCACCGACGACGTGGAGCTCAAGGAGCTGGCCCACACGCGCGCCACCTTCAAGGAGCGCTACGGCGTGGACCGCATCTACAAGGCCGCGGGCTGCCCCAACTGCAACCGCACGGGCTACCGCGGCCGTACGGGCATCTACGAGTTCCTGCTGGTGGATGACGACGTGCGCCAGCTGGTGCTCAAGAACGTGGACGCGTCCACCATCAAGAAGTCCGCCATGAGCAAGGGGATGCTCACCCTGCTGGATGACGGCGCGCGCAAGGTGGCCCTGGGAGAGACAACCATCGCCGAGGTCCTCAGCATCACGCAGGAGGACATCTAA
- the gspD gene encoding type II secretion system secretin GspD, protein MKTLPSWSLLLCLVLATPPAWAQRRPLSQNTNPDTAGERQIAPQATATGEGTSATVRSTPSCEEARRRARYGIYFDKVDIEKLVQTVSDATCKTFILPENVRGKISIIGPENGRVEVDADSFYAAFLAALDANGLSVYPHGRFLKIVDKRSAKQNPIPTIIDGDTAYTTNEQMVTKLFRIQHVEVEPLRGVLQQLVSKDGDTIPYPPDTIIVNDVGSNMHRLERIINQLDARSASDEMRIIQVQYASAQEVAGTVQKLFESKASRPGQRPGSFNSPSPGGVPPDMSQGGGESNGPVTLSQIIPDERTNKLIIVASPGAFDRIQEIVKEVDIPTDSGGRINVYPLENADSEELASTLQTLAQGTANRPRTTPQQQPPGVPRQNSAVAAELFSGEVKVSADKATNSLVIVASQADYKNIVRVIEKLDIPRRQVFVEAVIMEVNLDRNSEFGINVHSGYKLDTSDGPATGIVGTKYTKQGAPPSLSLGSLVNLGGFLAGLQGPVIPELKNLGIDVPAFGVVLHALQQNSDVNVLSTPHLLTSDNEEAEITVGQNVPFQAGFSPTSLGGSIGNIGGISGGTNGGLSSALLGLGSSFAPITRQNVELKLTVKPQINESDFIRMVITEQTEEIASSDPVLGPTTSKRSAKTTVVAKDQETVVIGGIMQDRTIESVSKVPVLGDIPLLGHLFRETTRRKTKTNLLLFLTPYIIRNQSDFRTIFERKMKERQQFVEQFYGQVAGYQVPIDFSRKPGPLSRMNQTVLREQQKAENGGPGAAGERVITPAGEAPASTPANPPSPGGQAPGASEGLPVGTEVREAASSSPGSEGSTPPPESPEQLRIQPDTGEGE, encoded by the coding sequence ATGAAGACGCTCCCGTCCTGGTCGCTCCTTCTGTGCCTGGTGCTGGCCACCCCGCCCGCTTGGGCCCAGCGCCGCCCCCTCTCGCAAAACACCAACCCCGACACCGCCGGGGAGCGGCAGATCGCCCCGCAGGCGACGGCCACGGGCGAGGGCACCTCCGCCACCGTGCGCTCCACCCCCAGCTGCGAGGAGGCCCGGCGCCGCGCCCGCTACGGCATCTACTTCGACAAGGTGGACATCGAGAAGCTGGTGCAGACGGTGTCGGATGCCACGTGCAAGACGTTCATCCTTCCGGAGAACGTGCGCGGGAAGATCTCCATCATCGGCCCGGAGAATGGCCGCGTGGAGGTGGACGCCGACTCGTTCTACGCCGCGTTCCTGGCGGCCCTCGACGCCAACGGGCTGTCGGTCTACCCGCACGGCCGCTTCCTGAAGATCGTCGACAAGCGCTCGGCCAAGCAGAACCCCATCCCCACCATCATCGACGGGGACACGGCCTACACCACCAACGAGCAGATGGTGACGAAGCTCTTCCGCATCCAGCACGTGGAGGTGGAGCCCTTGCGCGGGGTGCTCCAGCAGCTCGTGTCGAAGGACGGCGACACCATCCCGTACCCGCCGGACACCATCATCGTCAACGACGTGGGCTCCAACATGCACCGCCTGGAGCGCATCATCAACCAGCTGGATGCCCGCTCCGCCAGCGATGAGATGCGCATCATCCAGGTGCAGTACGCCAGCGCCCAGGAAGTGGCCGGCACGGTGCAGAAGCTCTTCGAGTCCAAGGCGAGCCGCCCCGGCCAGCGCCCGGGCAGCTTCAACAGCCCCAGCCCGGGCGGCGTGCCGCCCGACATGTCCCAGGGCGGCGGGGAGAGCAACGGCCCGGTGACGCTCTCGCAGATCATCCCGGATGAGCGCACCAACAAGCTCATCATCGTGGCCAGCCCGGGCGCGTTCGACCGCATCCAGGAGATCGTCAAGGAGGTGGACATCCCCACCGACTCCGGGGGCCGCATCAACGTCTACCCGCTGGAGAACGCGGACTCGGAGGAGCTGGCCAGCACGCTGCAGACGCTGGCGCAGGGCACCGCCAACCGGCCGCGCACCACGCCCCAGCAGCAGCCCCCGGGCGTGCCGCGCCAGAACTCGGCCGTGGCCGCCGAGCTGTTCTCCGGCGAGGTGAAGGTGTCGGCCGACAAGGCCACCAACTCGCTCGTCATCGTCGCCAGCCAGGCGGACTACAAGAACATCGTCCGCGTCATCGAGAAGCTCGACATCCCGCGCCGCCAGGTGTTCGTCGAGGCGGTCATCATGGAGGTCAACCTCGACCGCAACTCCGAGTTCGGCATCAACGTCCACTCCGGCTACAAGCTGGACACCAGCGACGGGCCCGCCACGGGCATCGTCGGCACGAAGTACACCAAGCAGGGCGCGCCGCCCTCCTTGAGCCTGGGCTCGCTGGTGAACCTGGGCGGCTTCCTCGCGGGCCTGCAGGGCCCCGTCATCCCCGAGCTGAAGAACCTGGGCATCGACGTGCCGGCCTTCGGCGTGGTGCTGCACGCGCTCCAGCAGAACTCGGACGTGAACGTGCTGTCCACCCCGCACCTGCTCACCAGCGACAACGAGGAGGCGGAAATCACCGTGGGCCAGAACGTGCCTTTCCAGGCCGGCTTCTCCCCCACCTCGCTGGGCGGCAGCATCGGCAACATCGGCGGCATCTCCGGCGGCACCAACGGCGGCCTGAGCAGCGCGCTGCTCGGCCTGGGCTCCTCGTTTGCCCCCATCACCCGCCAGAACGTGGAGCTGAAGCTCACCGTCAAGCCGCAGATCAACGAGAGCGACTTCATCCGCATGGTCATCACCGAGCAGACGGAGGAAATCGCCTCCAGCGATCCCGTGCTCGGCCCCACCACCTCCAAGCGCAGCGCGAAGACGACGGTGGTGGCCAAGGACCAGGAGACGGTCGTCATCGGCGGCATCATGCAGGACCGCACCATCGAGAGCGTCTCCAAGGTGCCCGTGCTGGGCGACATCCCCCTGCTGGGCCACCTGTTCCGGGAGACCACGCGCCGCAAGACGAAGACGAACCTGCTCCTGTTCCTGACGCCCTACATCATCCGCAACCAGAGCGACTTCCGGACCATCTTCGAGCGCAAGATGAAGGAGCGGCAGCAGTTCGTGGAGCAGTTCTACGGCCAGGTGGCGGGCTACCAGGTGCCCATCGACTTCAGCCGCAAGCCGGGCCCCCTGTCGCGCATGAACCAGACGGTGCTCCGCGAGCAGCAGAAGGCGGAGAACGGCGGCCCCGGTGCCGCGGGCGAGCGCGTCATCACCCCCGCGGGCGAGGCTCCGGCCTCCACGCCCGCGAACCCGCCCTCGCCGGGCGGGCAGGCTCCCGGGGCCTCGGAGGGCCTGCCGGTGGGGACGGAGGTGCGGGAAGCCGCGTCCTCGTCCCCGGGTTCAGAAGGGTCAACGCCCCCTCCCGAATCCCCGGAACAACTGCGCATCCAGCCTGACACGGGAGAGGGCGAGTAA
- the gspC gene encoding type II secretion system protein GspC yields the protein MELFFRKYFWTVNLVFILLVAWMVARTANLFVESAIAPGLGSEQMARMPQRTHAATQQAMLDMETLSRLTGIKIPEPEVAVQEPSSAPPVDENAEPVKSGLRVKLLGTLVAADKLWSFASVQDMGTQRSQTYMVGDRIQGAEVTDILRERVIILNNGRREFIDGQPGDGAAPVPTYPPPAVATAPPAGPPNNGLGNGIRSTGENEYEVPRTEIDRTLSNLNEVAMQARIVPAFKDGQAQGFKLFSIRPDSIYSKIGVQNGDVIRRINGFELNSPEKALEVYSKLKEAGRIEIEIERNGAPIRKTYNVR from the coding sequence ATGGAACTCTTCTTTCGTAAATACTTCTGGACCGTGAACCTGGTGTTCATCTTGCTCGTCGCCTGGATGGTGGCGCGCACGGCGAACCTGTTCGTGGAATCCGCCATCGCACCCGGCCTCGGCTCGGAGCAGATGGCACGCATGCCGCAGCGGACCCACGCGGCCACCCAGCAAGCCATGCTGGACATGGAGACCCTCTCGCGGCTCACGGGCATCAAGATCCCCGAGCCCGAGGTCGCCGTTCAGGAGCCCTCCTCTGCCCCGCCCGTGGACGAGAACGCCGAGCCCGTGAAGAGCGGCCTGCGGGTGAAGCTCCTGGGCACGCTGGTGGCCGCCGACAAGCTCTGGTCCTTCGCGTCCGTGCAGGACATGGGCACCCAGCGCTCGCAGACGTACATGGTGGGTGACCGCATCCAGGGCGCCGAGGTGACGGACATCCTTCGCGAGCGCGTCATCATCCTCAACAACGGCCGCCGGGAGTTCATCGACGGGCAGCCGGGCGATGGCGCCGCGCCGGTGCCCACCTACCCGCCCCCGGCCGTGGCCACGGCTCCCCCCGCGGGCCCCCCCAACAACGGCCTGGGCAACGGCATCCGCTCCACGGGCGAGAACGAGTACGAGGTGCCCCGCACGGAGATCGACCGCACCCTGTCGAACCTCAACGAGGTGGCGATGCAGGCGCGCATCGTGCCGGCCTTCAAGGACGGCCAGGCGCAGGGCTTCAAGCTCTTCTCCATCCGCCCGGACTCCATCTATTCGAAGATCGGCGTCCAGAATGGGGACGTCATCCGCCGCATCAACGGCTTCGAGCTCAACAGTCCCGAGAAGGCCCTGGAGGTCTACTCCAAGCTGAAGGAAGCCGGCCGCATCGAGATCGAGATCGAGCGCAACGGAGCGCCGATCCGCAAGACGTACAACGTTCGTTAA
- a CDS encoding sigma-54-dependent transcriptional regulator, whose product MTTATVLVVDDDRANLDSVARIFQREGLATHCASNGTEALELLRKPEVSVMVTDLMMPGMDGQELLKASRTIRPDVEVVLMTAYGTVETAVAAMKDGAYDFITKPLKRHALVKAVQKALEKQALVAENKVLKAKLAEMGASGGKAMVGLAPAFRAMMDTLRQAAPSTATVLLMGESGTGKELAARALHEHSSRAKTAFIAVNCAALPESILEAELFGVERGAYTGAVARREGRFERAHGGTLFLDEVGEMPLSAQVKLLRVLQEGEIERLGGTQTVKVDVRLVAATNKDLQKEVAEGRFREDLYYRLNVVEVRVPALASRREDIPLLADAFLRRFAAKNGKTVRGFSPEALQILENYAWPGNVRELEHAVERAVVLAKGEALEASDLPESVRKGPLGSAGQLVIPIGTPMEEVERRVIHETLRHTKGDKTLAARLLGIAARTIYRKLERESSGGPEREGLGPEEPRVPGTAD is encoded by the coding sequence ATGACCACCGCCACGGTTCTGGTCGTCGACGACGACCGCGCCAATCTCGACTCCGTCGCCCGCATCTTTCAACGCGAGGGGCTCGCCACGCACTGCGCCTCCAACGGCACCGAAGCGCTGGAGCTTCTGCGCAAGCCGGAGGTCAGCGTCATGGTGACGGACCTGATGATGCCCGGCATGGATGGGCAGGAGCTGCTCAAGGCCTCGCGCACCATCCGCCCCGACGTGGAGGTGGTGCTCATGACGGCCTACGGCACCGTGGAGACGGCCGTGGCCGCCATGAAGGATGGCGCCTACGACTTCATCACCAAGCCGCTCAAGCGCCACGCGCTGGTGAAGGCCGTGCAGAAGGCTCTGGAGAAACAGGCCCTCGTCGCCGAGAACAAGGTCCTCAAGGCGAAGCTCGCCGAGATGGGCGCCTCGGGCGGCAAGGCCATGGTGGGCCTGGCCCCCGCCTTCCGCGCCATGATGGACACGCTGCGCCAGGCGGCCCCCTCCACCGCCACCGTGCTCCTCATGGGGGAGTCCGGCACCGGCAAGGAGCTGGCCGCGCGCGCCCTGCACGAGCACTCCTCCCGCGCCAAGACGGCCTTCATCGCCGTCAACTGCGCCGCCCTGCCCGAGAGCATCCTCGAAGCCGAGCTCTTCGGCGTGGAGCGCGGCGCCTACACCGGCGCGGTGGCCCGCCGTGAGGGCCGCTTCGAGCGCGCCCACGGGGGCACCCTCTTCCTGGACGAAGTGGGCGAGATGCCCCTGTCCGCGCAGGTGAAGCTGCTGCGCGTGCTCCAGGAGGGCGAAATCGAGCGGCTGGGCGGCACCCAGACGGTGAAGGTGGACGTGCGGCTGGTGGCCGCCACCAACAAGGATCTCCAGAAGGAGGTCGCCGAGGGGCGCTTCCGCGAGGACCTCTACTACCGCCTGAACGTGGTGGAGGTGCGCGTGCCGGCGCTCGCCTCGCGCCGCGAGGACATTCCGCTGCTGGCCGATGCCTTCCTGCGCCGCTTCGCCGCCAAGAACGGCAAGACGGTGCGCGGCTTCTCCCCCGAGGCCCTGCAGATCCTCGAGAACTATGCCTGGCCGGGCAACGTGCGGGAGCTCGAGCACGCCGTCGAGCGCGCGGTGGTGCTGGCCAAGGGCGAGGCGCTGGAGGCCAGCGACTTGCCCGAGAGCGTCCGCAAGGGGCCCCTGGGCTCGGCCGGCCAGCTCGTCATCCCCATTGGCACCCCCATGGAGGAAGTCGAGCGCCGGGTCATCCACGAGACGCTGCGTCACACCAAGGGCGACAAGACGCTGGCCGCCCGGCTGCTGGGCATCGCCGCGCGCACCATCTACCGCAAGCTGGAGCGGGAGTCCTCCGGGGGACCGGAGCGTGAGGGTCTGGGGCCCGAGGAGCCCCGCGTCCCCGGCACCGCCGACTGA
- a CDS encoding erythromycin esterase family protein, protein MLHPAHLVGMVPLFDEPDISQDLLNGVRSAAVPLTGAAADLDALIEGIGDARFVLLGEATHGTHEFYALRAALTRQLIAEHGFTAVAVEADWPDALRVNAFVHGEGNDPDEERALGDFQRFPRWMWRNQDTVELVRWLRNHNASQPPERQAGFYGLDLYSLHASMRAVVDYLEQVDPEAAQRARERYACFERFGDDPQHYGHAVASGRASPCEAKAVAQLLELQRRPPLHARDVDARFFAEQNARLARNAEAYYRAMYAGRHESWNLRDTHMADAADALAGHMSQKTGRPAKMVVWAHNSHLGDARATQLGDQGELNLGQLLRQRHGRATYNVGFTTYTGTVLAAHEWDGPGVRRKIRPALPGSYEHLFHEVDLGRFLLRTKDLGEAASGLRERRLERAIGVVYAPRTERWSHYFLADLPAQFDAVVHYDETWALQPLDADAGHEEEDAPDTYPFGL, encoded by the coding sequence ATGCTGCATCCTGCCCACCTTGTGGGCATGGTCCCCCTCTTCGATGAGCCAGACATCTCGCAGGACTTGCTCAACGGCGTGCGCTCGGCGGCCGTTCCGCTGACGGGTGCCGCCGCGGATCTGGATGCGCTGATCGAGGGCATCGGCGATGCGCGCTTCGTCCTGCTGGGCGAGGCGACCCACGGAACCCATGAATTCTATGCGCTGCGCGCGGCCCTCACCCGCCAGTTGATTGCCGAGCACGGCTTCACCGCCGTGGCGGTGGAGGCGGACTGGCCGGACGCCCTGCGCGTCAACGCCTTCGTCCATGGCGAGGGAAACGACCCGGACGAGGAGCGCGCGCTGGGGGACTTCCAGCGCTTCCCCCGGTGGATGTGGCGCAACCAGGACACCGTGGAGCTGGTGCGCTGGCTGCGGAATCACAACGCCTCCCAGCCTCCGGAGCGCCAGGCGGGCTTCTACGGATTGGATCTCTACAGCCTGCACGCCTCGATGCGCGCGGTGGTGGACTACCTGGAGCAAGTGGACCCCGAGGCGGCCCAACGGGCGCGCGAGCGCTATGCCTGCTTCGAGCGCTTCGGAGATGATCCCCAGCATTACGGGCACGCCGTGGCCTCGGGCCGGGCCAGCCCCTGTGAGGCCAAGGCCGTGGCGCAGCTCCTGGAGCTGCAGCGGCGCCCGCCCCTCCACGCCCGGGACGTGGACGCGCGCTTCTTCGCCGAACAAAACGCCCGGCTGGCCCGGAACGCGGAGGCCTACTACCGGGCGATGTACGCGGGCCGCCACGAGAGCTGGAACCTGCGCGACACCCACATGGCGGACGCGGCGGACGCGCTCGCCGGACACATGAGCCAGAAGACGGGACGGCCCGCGAAGATGGTGGTGTGGGCCCACAACTCCCACCTGGGGGATGCACGCGCCACGCAGCTCGGAGACCAGGGGGAGCTGAACCTGGGCCAGCTCCTGCGGCAGCGGCACGGCCGGGCCACCTACAACGTGGGCTTCACCACGTACACGGGCACCGTCCTCGCGGCCCACGAGTGGGATGGGCCCGGGGTGCGCCGGAAGATCCGCCCCGCCCTGCCCGGCAGCTACGAGCACCTGTTCCACGAGGTGGACCTCGGGCGCTTCCTGCTGCGCACGAAGGACCTGGGCGAGGCCGCCTCGGGCCTGCGCGAGCGGCGGCTGGAGCGCGCCATCGGCGTGGTGTACGCCCCCCGCACGGAGCGCTGGAGCCACTACTTCCTGGCCGACCTGCCCGCGCAGTTCGATGCCGTGGTGCATTACGACGAGACGTGGGCCCTCCAGCCCCTGGACGCGGACGCAGGGCACGAGGAGGAGGACGCCCCCGACACCTATCCGTTCGGCCTGTAG
- a CDS encoding DNA/RNA non-specific endonuclease, which produces MRKLLVVMLSGLCLVGCGAQHLGGEEAVSQLEQDFGGPGGLMDFFESHSEDEIRWAMAPYGVGFITPAAITECPQFFPASDRNAWHSLNGMYHFIDSSGRPHRAYAYLPPIAAAARAETCQTNVGRWGDAADPSNDYDGGHLIGSQLGGWGGRANLVPQDANFNRGNWVVLENKMAKCAVLPNRRMRYYVGANYPDISSIVPNALIMELRNQATGDSVSLSFLNTDAGGPNGVAEKNRGVSFLTSAGCN; this is translated from the coding sequence ATGAGAAAGCTGCTTGTGGTGATGCTGTCCGGCCTGTGTCTCGTTGGCTGTGGCGCCCAGCACCTGGGAGGCGAAGAGGCCGTCAGCCAGCTCGAGCAGGACTTTGGTGGTCCCGGCGGACTGATGGACTTCTTCGAGAGCCACTCCGAAGACGAGATCCGCTGGGCGATGGCGCCCTACGGCGTCGGGTTCATCACCCCGGCCGCCATCACCGAGTGTCCGCAGTTCTTTCCGGCGAGCGACCGGAATGCCTGGCACAGCTTGAATGGCATGTACCACTTCATTGACAGCTCGGGCCGGCCGCACCGGGCCTACGCGTACTTGCCGCCGATCGCCGCGGCGGCGCGCGCCGAGACGTGCCAGACCAACGTGGGCCGGTGGGGGGATGCGGCGGACCCCAGCAACGACTATGACGGGGGACACCTCATTGGCTCTCAGCTCGGAGGGTGGGGCGGGCGGGCGAACCTTGTCCCGCAGGATGCCAATTTCAATCGCGGAAACTGGGTGGTGCTCGAGAACAAGATGGCCAAGTGCGCGGTCCTGCCCAATCGCCGGATGCGCTACTACGTCGGTGCGAACTACCCGGACATCAGCAGCATCGTCCCCAACGCCCTGATCATGGAGCTGCGCAACCAGGCCACCGGCGACAGCGTGTCGCTCTCCTTCTTGAACACGGACGCAGGAGGCCCGAACGGAGTGGCCGAGAAGAACCGGGGCGTGAGCTTCCTCACCAGTGCGGGGTGCAATTAA
- a CDS encoding efflux RND transporter periplasmic adaptor subunit, with the protein MLVGIKAAQIGAMIDAGASYVPPPESVTSAKAEAITWQASQRAVGTVLAVRGVTLGAELSGIVREIGFENGARVKKGQVLVQLDTASEAAQLVGAEADAELARLTRARVQSLATQGSKPQADLEAAQARAVQAEATVTHLRTLIAKKVIRAPFDGRIGIRQVELGQVVSPGSPIASLQSMDPVHVEFLLPQQALADVKEGQKVRVQVDVFPKDTWEGALTTINPEVELSSRNVRMRATVSNTDGRLLPGMFASIDVLSEDARQVVAIPTTAVLFAPYGDSVFVLEEGKDAAGKPNLVAQQRFTRLGERRGDFIAVTSGLKPGETVVSNGVFKLRNGAAVAVNNALAPQAETAPQPVAP; encoded by the coding sequence GTGCTCGTGGGCATCAAGGCGGCGCAGATCGGCGCGATGATCGACGCGGGGGCCTCCTATGTCCCGCCCCCCGAGTCCGTCACCTCGGCCAAGGCCGAGGCCATCACGTGGCAGGCCTCCCAGCGGGCCGTGGGCACGGTGCTCGCGGTCCGGGGCGTGACGCTGGGCGCCGAGCTGTCCGGCATTGTCCGTGAAATCGGCTTCGAGAACGGCGCGCGGGTGAAGAAGGGGCAGGTGCTCGTCCAGCTCGACACCGCCAGCGAGGCGGCCCAGTTGGTGGGAGCCGAGGCGGACGCGGAGCTGGCCCGGCTCACCCGCGCCCGCGTCCAGTCTCTGGCCACCCAGGGCTCCAAGCCCCAGGCGGACCTCGAGGCCGCCCAGGCGCGCGCGGTCCAGGCCGAGGCCACGGTGACCCACCTGCGCACCCTCATCGCCAAGAAGGTCATCCGCGCGCCCTTCGATGGCCGCATCGGCATCCGCCAGGTGGAGCTGGGCCAGGTCGTCTCCCCGGGCAGCCCCATCGCCTCCCTCCAGTCCATGGATCCCGTTCATGTGGAGTTCCTCCTGCCGCAGCAGGCCCTGGCGGACGTGAAGGAGGGGCAGAAGGTGCGGGTCCAGGTCGATGTCTTCCCGAAGGACACCTGGGAGGGCGCGCTCACGACCATCAACCCCGAGGTGGAGCTCTCCTCCCGCAACGTGCGCATGCGCGCCACCGTGTCCAACACGGACGGGCGGCTGCTGCCGGGCATGTTCGCCTCCATCGATGTGCTCTCCGAGGACGCGCGCCAGGTGGTGGCCATCCCCACCACCGCCGTGCTCTTCGCCCCGTATGGGGACTCGGTGTTCGTCCTCGAAGAGGGCAAGGATGCCGCCGGGAAGCCGAACCTCGTGGCGCAGCAGCGGTTCACGCGGCTGGGCGAGCGGCGGGGGGATTTCATCGCGGTGACCTCGGGGCTGAAGCCCGGGGAGACCGTGGTCAGCAACGGCGTCTTCAAGCTGCGCAACGGCGCGGCCGTCGCCGTCAACAACGCGCTGGCGCCGCAGGCCGAGACCGCGCCCCAGCCCGTCGCCCCGTAG